Proteins encoded by one window of Microbacterium testaceum:
- a CDS encoding nuclear transport factor 2 family protein: MTPGELVDRYLAALQNADLEAVLALFAPQARVNSPLYGTLAPENFYPVLFADTQSSKLTLRSVMGDLSGAPILSFWFRFDWVLADGSPAPFTVVDVAELAPDGRIETLHIVYDTAEVRQTFEAGRVSDPS, from the coding sequence ATGACTCCCGGTGAACTCGTCGATCGCTATCTCGCCGCTCTGCAGAACGCCGACCTTGAGGCGGTGTTGGCGCTGTTCGCGCCGCAGGCCCGAGTGAACTCGCCGCTGTACGGGACGCTCGCACCCGAGAACTTCTACCCCGTCCTCTTCGCCGACACGCAATCGTCGAAGCTCACGCTGCGCAGCGTGATGGGAGATCTTTCGGGCGCGCCGATCCTCAGCTTCTGGTTCCGGTTCGACTGGGTGCTGGCCGACGGTTCCCCCGCGCCGTTCACGGTCGTCGATGTGGCTGAACTCGCCCCCGACGGACGCATCGAGACGCTGCACATCGTCTACGACACCGCCGAGGTACGCCAGACGTTCGAGGCGGGGCGCGTCAGCGATCCCTCCTGA
- a CDS encoding DEAD/DEAH box helicase: MTSQTFADLGVPAPLVDVLASQGKNDAFPIQADTLPDTLAGRDVLGRGKTGSGKTLAFSLPLVARLAGKNDRRRGRKPRALVLAPTRELANQIDEVIKPLAAAYGLVTTTVYGGVNQKRQVDAFNGGVDILVACPGRLEDLIGQGHASLDDVEITVLDEADHMADLGFLPGVTRLLSRTPANGQRMLFSATLDNGVDKLVKRFLRNEVLHSVDEAHSHVAAMTHHVFAPADADAKKELVQTLASGTARRILFMRTKHQAKKLAKALTAAGIPSVDLHGNLSQPQRDRNLAAFGDGRAKVLVATDVAARGVHVDGVELVVHVDPPVEHKAYLHRSGRTARAGTAGDVVTIMLPEQRRDTLDILRKAKISATPTAVTPTSPEVVALVGEVAPYVKPEPIVAQPQGGGRSQGANAQRKRAERAQGADAASAGGGRRRRGRGAGGPSADAPAAAGHAPQGGRSQGQRSGAGRGQGTGGGQRAGAGASRSQGAGRSASGTPTTGMVVGARSPRTNRRAQG; this comes from the coding sequence ATGACGTCCCAGACTTTCGCCGACCTCGGCGTGCCCGCCCCCCTCGTCGACGTTCTCGCCTCGCAGGGCAAGAACGACGCGTTCCCCATCCAGGCAGACACCCTGCCCGACACCCTCGCCGGCCGTGACGTGCTCGGCCGCGGTAAGACCGGCTCGGGCAAGACCCTCGCCTTTTCTCTTCCCCTCGTCGCGCGCCTCGCCGGCAAGAACGACCGCCGTCGCGGCCGCAAGCCCCGCGCCCTCGTGCTCGCTCCCACCCGCGAGCTCGCCAACCAGATCGACGAGGTCATCAAGCCCCTCGCCGCGGCCTACGGCCTGGTCACCACCACCGTGTACGGCGGCGTGAACCAGAAGCGCCAGGTCGACGCGTTCAACGGCGGCGTCGACATCCTCGTCGCGTGCCCCGGTCGCCTCGAAGACCTCATCGGTCAGGGCCACGCGAGCCTCGACGACGTCGAGATCACCGTGCTCGACGAGGCCGACCACATGGCCGACCTCGGCTTCCTCCCCGGTGTCACGCGTCTGCTGTCGCGCACGCCCGCCAACGGCCAGCGCATGCTGTTCTCGGCCACCCTCGACAACGGTGTGGACAAGCTCGTCAAGCGCTTCCTGCGCAACGAGGTGCTGCACTCGGTCGACGAGGCGCACTCGCACGTCGCCGCCATGACCCACCACGTGTTCGCCCCCGCCGACGCCGACGCCAAGAAGGAGCTCGTGCAGACGCTCGCCTCGGGCACCGCGCGCCGCATCCTGTTCATGCGCACCAAGCACCAGGCCAAGAAGCTGGCGAAGGCCCTGACGGCCGCGGGTATCCCCTCGGTCGACCTGCACGGAAACCTGTCGCAGCCGCAGCGCGACCGCAACCTCGCCGCCTTCGGCGACGGCCGCGCCAAGGTGCTCGTCGCGACCGACGTCGCCGCCCGCGGCGTCCACGTCGACGGTGTCGAGCTCGTCGTGCACGTCGACCCGCCCGTCGAGCACAAGGCGTACCTGCACCGCTCGGGCCGTACCGCCCGTGCCGGCACCGCCGGTGACGTCGTCACGATCATGCTCCCCGAGCAGCGTCGCGACACCCTCGACATCCTGCGCAAGGCCAAGATCTCGGCCACGCCCACGGCCGTGACGCCGACCTCTCCCGAGGTCGTCGCCCTGGTCGGCGAGGTCGCTCCGTACGTCAAGCCCGAGCCGATCGTCGCGCAGCCTCAGGGCGGCGGACGCTCGCAGGGCGCGAACGCCCAGCGCAAGCGCGCCGAGCGCGCCCAGGGTGCGGACGCCGCATCCGCCGGCGGCGGACGTCGTCGCCGCGGCCGTGGCGCCGGCGGTCCCTCGGCCGATGCCCCCGCCGCTGCGGGCCACGCGCCCCAGGGCGGGCGTAGCCAGGGCCAGCGCTCCGGTGCCGGTCGCGGCCAGGGCACCGGTGGCGGACAGCGCGCCGGAGCGGGCGCCTCGCGTTCGCAGGGCGCGGGCCGTTCGGCATCCGGAACCCCCACGACCGGGATGGTCGTCGGCGCGCGCAGCCCCCGCACGAACCGTCGCGCCCAGGGCTGA
- a CDS encoding DNA-3-methyladenine glycosylase I, translating to MSDVLIGLDGTARCAWAGADAEYQRYHDEEWGTALHGDRPLFEKMSLEGFQAGLSWITILRKRPRFREVFDGFDPAAVAAFGPDDVERLMQDAGIVRNRAKIEAVIGNAGIVAEMAEGELDALMWSFAPAAHTPPRVFADVPAVTPESAALSKELRRRGFRFVGPTTMYALMQSSGMVDDHVAGCWRAAA from the coding sequence ATGAGCGACGTCCTGATCGGTCTCGACGGCACCGCCCGCTGCGCGTGGGCCGGCGCCGACGCCGAGTACCAGCGGTATCACGACGAGGAGTGGGGTACCGCTCTGCACGGCGACCGTCCGCTGTTCGAGAAGATGAGCCTCGAGGGCTTCCAAGCGGGGCTGTCGTGGATCACGATCCTGCGCAAGCGTCCGCGCTTCCGCGAGGTGTTCGACGGGTTCGACCCCGCCGCGGTGGCGGCGTTCGGCCCCGACGACGTCGAGCGGTTGATGCAGGATGCCGGCATCGTCCGCAACCGTGCGAAGATCGAGGCCGTGATCGGGAACGCCGGCATCGTCGCGGAGATGGCCGAGGGTGAGCTCGACGCGCTCATGTGGTCGTTCGCGCCGGCCGCGCACACCCCGCCCCGCGTGTTCGCCGATGTCCCCGCCGTCACCCCCGAATCGGCAGCCCTCAGCAAGGAGCTCCGCCGCCGCGGTTTCCGCTTCGTCGGCCCGACCACGATGTACGCGCTCATGCAGTCATCGGGCATGGTCGACGACCACGTGGCCGGCTGCTGGCGCGCGGCCGCGTGA
- a CDS encoding acyl-CoA dehydrogenase, which produces MTDAAVRPTTPATSTRTPVGGAPTAPHSAAEASEARIDTERVTDLLLGTWGDTRRQAREMIKDPALWRDDSLGMDAHRERTLSQLHLLVQNKAVHRAFPKRLGGEENNGANIAGFEELVAADPSLQIKSGVQWGLFGSAVLQLGTREHHDKWLPGIMSLEIPGAFAMTETGHGSDVSAIGTTATYDPETEEFVIHTPFRGAWKDYLGNAAVHGKAATVFAQLITQGVNHGVHCFYVPLRDDDGNFLPGIGGEDDGLKGGLNGIDNGRLHFDQVRVPRTNLLNRYGDVAADGTYSSDIASPGRRFFTMLGTLVQGRVSLDGAAAWASAIGLIIAITYGNQRRQFDSGNGTPEVTLLDYGKHQRRLLPRLATTYAQIFAHDEFLQKFDGVFSGRLDTDADREDLETLAAALKPLSTWHALDTLQESREACGGQGFLFENRLVGLRADLDIYVTFEGDNNILLQLVGKRLLADYAKQFKGKDAKQLAAFAVGQTAGKLFHGAGMRQLGQAVSDFGSTARSVEKGLRAEQQHELLAGRVQQMIADIAGRLRPASKLSREDAAALFNENQAQLIEAARAHGELLQWEAFTDAINRITDRDTLAVLTWLRDLFGLQLIEKHLAWYLINGRLSTQRGAAVSSYIDRLCTRLRPHAQDLVDAFGYGPEHIRASIASGVEDDRQNEAASYYAAQKAAGTAPIPEKKPAK; this is translated from the coding sequence ATGACCGACGCCGCCGTCCGTCCCACCACGCCCGCCACGAGCACGCGTACGCCCGTCGGGGGTGCCCCGACCGCACCGCACAGTGCCGCGGAGGCCTCCGAAGCCCGCATCGACACCGAGCGTGTCACCGACCTGCTTCTCGGCACCTGGGGCGACACCCGTCGCCAGGCGCGCGAGATGATCAAGGATCCCGCCCTGTGGCGCGACGACAGTCTCGGGATGGACGCGCACCGCGAGCGCACCCTCAGCCAGCTGCACCTGCTCGTCCAGAACAAGGCCGTGCACCGCGCGTTCCCCAAGCGTCTGGGCGGCGAAGAGAACAACGGTGCCAACATCGCCGGCTTCGAGGAGCTCGTCGCCGCCGACCCGAGCCTCCAGATCAAGTCGGGGGTTCAGTGGGGCCTGTTCGGCTCGGCGGTCCTCCAGCTCGGAACCCGGGAGCACCACGACAAGTGGCTGCCGGGCATCATGAGCCTTGAGATCCCCGGCGCCTTCGCGATGACCGAGACCGGCCACGGATCCGACGTCTCGGCGATCGGCACGACGGCGACCTACGACCCCGAGACCGAGGAGTTCGTCATCCACACGCCGTTCCGCGGCGCCTGGAAGGACTATCTCGGCAACGCCGCCGTGCACGGCAAGGCGGCAACGGTATTCGCCCAGCTCATCACCCAGGGCGTGAACCACGGAGTGCACTGCTTCTACGTGCCCCTCCGCGACGACGACGGCAACTTCCTTCCCGGTATCGGCGGCGAAGACGACGGGCTCAAGGGCGGCCTGAACGGCATCGACAACGGGCGCCTGCACTTCGACCAGGTGCGCGTGCCCCGCACGAACCTGCTCAACCGCTACGGCGACGTCGCCGCCGACGGCACCTACTCGAGCGACATCGCGAGCCCGGGTCGTCGCTTCTTCACCATGCTCGGCACCCTCGTGCAGGGTCGCGTCTCGCTCGACGGCGCCGCCGCGTGGGCCTCGGCCATCGGCCTCATCATCGCGATCACGTATGGCAATCAGCGGCGCCAGTTCGACTCCGGCAACGGCACCCCCGAGGTGACCCTGCTCGACTACGGCAAGCACCAGCGTCGTCTGCTCCCGCGTCTGGCGACCACGTACGCGCAGATCTTCGCGCACGACGAGTTCCTGCAGAAGTTCGACGGCGTCTTCAGCGGCCGCCTCGACACGGATGCCGACCGCGAAGACCTCGAGACCCTCGCCGCCGCGCTCAAGCCGCTGTCGACCTGGCACGCCCTCGACACCCTGCAGGAGTCGCGCGAGGCATGCGGTGGACAGGGCTTCCTGTTCGAGAACCGCCTCGTGGGCCTGCGCGCCGACCTCGACATCTACGTCACCTTCGAGGGTGACAACAACATCCTGCTGCAGCTGGTCGGCAAGCGACTTCTCGCCGACTACGCCAAGCAGTTCAAGGGCAAGGATGCCAAGCAGCTCGCCGCCTTCGCCGTCGGTCAGACCGCCGGCAAGCTGTTCCACGGTGCCGGGATGCGTCAGCTCGGGCAGGCGGTCAGCGACTTCGGGTCGACGGCGCGCTCCGTCGAGAAGGGGCTCCGCGCCGAGCAGCAGCACGAGCTGCTGGCGGGACGCGTCCAGCAGATGATCGCCGACATCGCCGGGCGTCTCCGTCCGGCATCCAAGCTCTCCCGTGAAGATGCCGCCGCGCTCTTCAACGAGAACCAGGCGCAGCTGATCGAGGCCGCGCGAGCTCACGGCGAGCTGCTCCAGTGGGAGGCGTTCACCGATGCGATCAACCGCATCACGGACCGCGACACCCTGGCGGTGCTCACCTGGCTGCGCGACCTGTTCGGCCTGCAGCTCATCGAGAAGCACCTCGCCTGGTACCTGATCAACGGACGCCTGTCGACGCAGCGCGGCGCGGCCGTATCGAGCTACATCGACCGCCTCTGCACGCGGCTCCGTCCGCACGCGCAGGACCTCGTCGACGCGTTCGGCTACGGCCCCGAGCACATCCGTGCCTCGATCGCGTCGGGCGTCGAAGACGACCGTCAGAACGAAGCCGCGTCGTACTACGCGGCGCAGAAGGCCGCGGGCACCGCTCCGATCCCGGAGAAGAAGCCCGCCAAGTGA
- the recQ gene encoding DNA helicase RecQ — protein sequence MTYPGAASESYADAPPEPYDLPDDPYAGADWDPDQFAPPEDFDAPPPPVDPSSPFARAVAVTGTARELPAVRDFTGRDPREVLHEVYGYDAFRGDQAEIVQHVVNGGDAVVLMPTGGGKSVTYQVPALVRPGTGLVVSPLIALMHDQVEALISNGVRAGYLNSTQAPSHRQAVEQAYLAGELDLLYVAPERLNGAQTLAFLARGRLSVIAIDEAHCVSQWGHDFRPDYLALGDLADRFPDVPRMALTATATPATAQEIVERLRLRDARGFVASFDRPNIQYRIDAKVDPRRQLVQFIRSQPEGSAGIVYALSRKSVEQTAAYLSAQGLDALPYHAGLDASVRATNQSRFLRDDGVIMVATIAFGMGIDKPDVRFVAHIDLPKSVEGYYQETGRAGRDGDPSTVWMAYGLGDVVQQRRMIDQSPGDRSYKVRLGQHLDAMLALCETVGCRRQNLLDYFGQRSEPCGNCDTCLTPPDTWDGLVAAQKLLSTIVRLQRERGQAFGAGHLIDILRGAKTERIAQQGHDRLSTYGLGADLSDQDWRSVIRQLLARGIIVAQGDYGTLALSEASAGVLRGETPVPLRRDALGRTGGGGGGSRQRTSSADDVAAGDRDLFEALRAWRAEKAREQGVPAYIVFGDATLRAIAAARPSSVGDLDGITGIGAKKREAYGDGILTVVAAN from the coding sequence GTGACTTATCCCGGCGCCGCATCCGAGTCGTACGCCGACGCGCCGCCCGAGCCGTACGACCTCCCCGACGACCCCTACGCCGGCGCCGACTGGGACCCCGACCAGTTCGCTCCGCCCGAGGACTTCGACGCGCCGCCGCCGCCGGTCGACCCGTCGTCCCCGTTCGCGCGCGCGGTGGCCGTCACCGGCACCGCGCGAGAGCTCCCGGCCGTTCGCGACTTCACGGGCCGGGACCCGCGCGAGGTCCTGCACGAGGTGTACGGGTACGACGCCTTCCGCGGCGACCAAGCCGAGATCGTGCAGCACGTCGTGAACGGCGGAGACGCCGTCGTGCTCATGCCCACCGGTGGCGGAAAGAGCGTCACCTACCAGGTGCCCGCGCTCGTACGCCCGGGCACGGGTCTGGTCGTCAGCCCCCTCATAGCCCTGATGCACGACCAGGTCGAGGCCCTCATCTCCAACGGCGTGCGCGCGGGCTACCTCAACTCCACGCAAGCGCCCTCCCATCGGCAGGCCGTCGAGCAGGCGTATCTCGCGGGTGAGCTCGACCTTCTCTACGTCGCGCCCGAGCGGCTCAACGGCGCGCAGACCCTGGCCTTCCTCGCGCGCGGTCGGCTCAGCGTCATCGCCATCGATGAGGCGCACTGCGTGTCGCAATGGGGCCACGACTTCCGGCCCGATTACCTCGCCCTCGGCGACCTCGCCGACCGGTTCCCCGATGTCCCGCGCATGGCCCTCACCGCCACGGCCACCCCCGCGACCGCGCAGGAAATCGTCGAGCGGCTGCGCCTGCGCGACGCGCGCGGGTTCGTCGCGAGCTTCGATCGCCCCAACATCCAGTACCGCATCGACGCCAAAGTCGACCCGCGGCGGCAGCTCGTGCAGTTCATCCGCTCGCAGCCCGAGGGCTCCGCCGGCATTGTCTACGCGTTGAGTCGCAAAAGTGTGGAGCAGACGGCGGCCTATCTCAGCGCTCAGGGCCTCGACGCTCTGCCGTACCACGCGGGTCTCGACGCCTCCGTGCGCGCAACCAATCAGTCGCGCTTCCTCCGCGACGACGGCGTGATCATGGTCGCCACGATCGCGTTCGGCATGGGGATCGACAAGCCCGACGTGCGTTTCGTCGCGCACATCGACCTGCCCAAATCGGTCGAGGGGTACTACCAAGAGACCGGCCGCGCCGGGCGCGACGGCGATCCCTCGACCGTATGGATGGCGTACGGTCTGGGCGACGTGGTCCAGCAGCGTCGGATGATCGACCAGTCGCCGGGCGATCGGTCGTACAAGGTGCGTCTCGGCCAGCACCTCGACGCGATGCTCGCCCTCTGCGAGACGGTCGGATGCCGTCGGCAGAACCTCCTCGACTACTTCGGGCAGCGATCCGAGCCGTGCGGCAATTGCGACACGTGTCTGACGCCGCCCGACACCTGGGACGGCCTCGTCGCGGCGCAGAAGCTTCTCTCCACGATCGTGCGGCTGCAGCGCGAGCGCGGCCAGGCGTTCGGCGCGGGACATCTCATCGACATCCTGCGCGGAGCGAAGACCGAACGCATCGCGCAGCAGGGCCACGACCGGCTCAGCACCTACGGCCTCGGCGCCGATCTGTCCGATCAGGACTGGCGCAGCGTCATCCGCCAGCTCCTCGCTCGCGGCATCATCGTCGCGCAGGGCGACTACGGCACGCTCGCCCTCAGCGAGGCCTCGGCCGGCGTCCTGCGCGGCGAGACGCCCGTGCCGTTGCGCCGCGACGCTCTCGGACGCACCGGGGGAGGCGGGGGTGGCAGCCGTCAGCGCACGTCCAGCGCCGACGACGTCGCCGCTGGTGACCGCGACCTGTTCGAGGCGCTCCGCGCGTGGCGCGCCGAGAAGGCTCGCGAGCAGGGCGTACCGGCCTACATCGTGTTCGGCGACGCGACTCTGCGAGCGATCGCGGCCGCGCGCCCGAGCTCGGTCGGCGACCTCGACGGGATCACCGGCATCGGCGCGAAGAAGCGAGAAGCGTACGGCGACGGGATCCTGACCGTCGTCGCCGCGAACTGA
- the eccCa gene encoding type VII secretion protein EccCa, giving the protein MSTGPRIAPPSLPNGRIVLQPPPELVPNEGGSGILTSLLPMLGSVGAIVMVTISNSGPTGFLIGGMFLLSSLGFVAVNGWRQRAQRNAQVLGNRREYLAYLSDLRDTVRVAARKQRRHGGWIMPAPAALPFIAEERSRVWERQPGDETFLLARIGVTDQPLSLTLEAPELPPLAQLDPVAASAAHRFMLTHEMQRDLPLGFPLGDYSRIELVGSDEDAVRSLARSLVASAATLHDPEDVIIAILAGPAQMPAWDWAKWLPHAMSSRVQDRLGPARMISASLDELVDMLPPQLSTRPRFTPGGGVTPHVVLIVDGVEIPTNSPLVGLEGAQGVTVIDLPPRWDELDDPHVARVALAEAPVVARGRRSASKPVVAPAEFIDGAGRAQTFIPDAMTIAEAEATARRLMPLRPAPMVVVDAPTTQGQLELTELLGLPDVRTVNFDQAWARRLERDRLRVPIGQEPSGTPLILDLKESASQGMGPHGVMVGATGSGKSEVLRTLVLALAMTHSPEQLNFVLVDFKGGATFAGMAEMPHVSAVITNLGSELALVDRFQDALQGEVVRRQELLRAAGNFANVGEYETARLGGRSDLAPLPALLVVVDEFSELLTAKPEFVDSFLNIGRVGRSLHVHLLLASQRLEEGKLRGLDTYLSYRIGLRTFSAAESRTIIGTPDAYTLPQEPGVGFLKSDTENLVQFRAAYVSGRPKGNARLNVDDLESGSTGPARVEVFTALAQPDDEPVEENTDATPAALATPATDKRSTFQIAVDRMKDRGPEAHQVWLPPLADPAPLDELMPDLAEDPALGLVSRRWREAGALTVPIGVVDIPLEQRRDHLTVSLGGAAGHVAIVGSPLSGKSTLARTLVSALALTGTPQEFQFFVLDFGGGGFTAMQKHPHISGVATRTEPEAVRRAIAEVEAVLDAREQYFRRNAVDSIETYRSRRRDGRLDDGFGDVFLIIDGWSTLRSEFEPLEARVQTIAARGLSFGVHVVVTANRWLEIRANLKDLIQTRLELRLGDPTDSDVDRKQAANVPVGQPGRGLAVSKLQMLTSVPRIDGSDDPSTIADGVADMIGRITNAWHGEPGPKLRLLPENISLDEVRALAEPGDRRMLLGIEEAQLSPFGIDPRVEPHLFVYGDSGMGKSSFLRGVAKEIQRLYTPAEAKIFVVDYRRALLGEIPDEYLGAYLTSHDLATGGMNDLSQYFSTRIPGPDVTPTQLRERSWWKGAEGFILIDDYDLVATSQGNPIAVLQPLLAQAGDLGLHVILTRRSGGASRAAYDPIIQRFTDLGVTGILLGGNPEEGALIGRVKPERAAPGRAQIVSREQGLLASQLVFAPPTH; this is encoded by the coding sequence GTGAGCACGGGTCCGCGCATCGCCCCGCCGTCCTTGCCCAACGGGCGGATCGTGCTCCAGCCGCCACCCGAACTCGTGCCGAACGAGGGGGGCAGCGGCATCCTGACCTCCCTCCTGCCGATGCTCGGCAGCGTGGGCGCCATCGTGATGGTGACCATCTCGAACAGCGGGCCGACGGGCTTCCTCATCGGTGGCATGTTCCTGCTGTCGTCCCTCGGCTTCGTGGCGGTCAACGGGTGGCGTCAGCGCGCCCAGCGCAATGCGCAGGTGCTCGGCAATCGCCGCGAGTACCTCGCCTACCTGTCCGACCTGCGTGACACCGTGCGCGTCGCGGCTCGCAAGCAGCGCCGCCATGGCGGGTGGATCATGCCGGCCCCGGCCGCTCTGCCGTTCATTGCCGAGGAGCGCTCGCGCGTGTGGGAGCGCCAGCCCGGCGACGAGACGTTCCTCCTCGCCCGCATCGGCGTCACCGACCAGCCGCTCAGCCTCACGCTCGAGGCGCCCGAGCTCCCGCCCCTGGCCCAGCTCGACCCGGTGGCCGCCTCGGCCGCGCACCGCTTCATGCTGACTCACGAGATGCAGCGCGATCTGCCGCTGGGGTTCCCCCTCGGCGACTACTCGCGCATCGAGCTCGTGGGCTCCGACGAAGACGCCGTCCGCAGTCTTGCGCGCTCGCTGGTGGCCTCCGCCGCGACCCTGCACGACCCCGAGGACGTCATCATCGCGATCCTCGCCGGTCCCGCGCAGATGCCCGCGTGGGACTGGGCCAAGTGGCTCCCGCACGCGATGTCGTCGCGTGTGCAGGACCGGCTCGGCCCCGCGCGCATGATCTCGGCATCGCTCGACGAGCTCGTCGACATGCTGCCCCCGCAGCTCTCCACTCGTCCCCGCTTCACTCCGGGCGGGGGAGTGACCCCGCACGTGGTGCTCATCGTGGACGGGGTCGAGATCCCCACGAACAGCCCGCTCGTCGGCCTCGAGGGTGCGCAGGGCGTGACCGTGATCGACCTGCCCCCGCGCTGGGACGAACTCGACGACCCCCACGTCGCGCGCGTCGCGCTCGCAGAGGCGCCCGTTGTCGCGCGGGGCCGTCGCTCCGCGTCGAAGCCGGTCGTCGCCCCCGCCGAGTTCATCGACGGAGCGGGTCGGGCCCAGACCTTCATTCCGGATGCCATGACCATCGCCGAGGCGGAGGCGACCGCCCGTCGGCTCATGCCGCTGCGGCCGGCGCCCATGGTCGTCGTCGACGCGCCGACCACACAGGGGCAGCTGGAGCTCACCGAGCTGCTCGGACTGCCGGACGTTCGCACGGTGAACTTCGATCAGGCGTGGGCGCGCCGCCTCGAGCGCGACCGCCTGCGCGTGCCGATCGGTCAGGAGCCCTCGGGTACCCCGCTCATCCTCGACCTCAAGGAGTCCGCGTCGCAGGGCATGGGCCCGCACGGCGTCATGGTCGGCGCGACCGGTTCGGGTAAGTCCGAGGTGTTGCGCACGCTCGTGCTCGCGCTGGCGATGACGCACTCGCCCGAGCAGCTGAACTTCGTGCTCGTCGACTTCAAGGGTGGCGCGACGTTCGCCGGCATGGCCGAGATGCCGCACGTGTCGGCGGTCATCACCAACCTCGGCAGCGAGCTCGCGCTCGTCGACCGCTTCCAGGACGCCCTGCAGGGAGAGGTCGTGCGGCGCCAGGAGCTGCTGCGCGCCGCGGGCAACTTCGCGAACGTCGGCGAGTACGAGACCGCGCGCCTCGGCGGTCGGTCCGACCTGGCCCCGTTGCCGGCCCTGCTCGTCGTCGTCGATGAGTTCTCGGAGCTGCTGACGGCCAAGCCCGAATTCGTCGACAGCTTCCTCAACATCGGTCGCGTCGGTCGATCCCTGCACGTGCACCTGCTGCTGGCTTCCCAGCGCCTCGAAGAGGGAAAGCTGCGCGGTCTCGACACGTACCTGTCGTACCGGATCGGTCTGCGCACCTTCTCGGCCGCCGAATCGCGCACGATCATCGGAACCCCCGACGCATACACGTTGCCGCAGGAGCCCGGAGTCGGATTCCTCAAGAGCGACACCGAGAATCTCGTGCAGTTCCGCGCGGCGTACGTCTCGGGCCGCCCGAAGGGCAACGCCCGTCTGAACGTGGACGACCTGGAGTCCGGGTCGACGGGCCCGGCCCGCGTCGAGGTGTTCACCGCCCTCGCCCAGCCCGACGACGAGCCGGTCGAAGAGAATACGGATGCCACGCCCGCGGCGCTCGCCACCCCGGCCACCGACAAGCGCTCGACCTTCCAGATCGCCGTCGACCGCATGAAGGACCGCGGACCCGAGGCGCACCAGGTGTGGCTGCCGCCGCTGGCCGATCCCGCCCCGCTCGACGAGCTCATGCCCGACCTCGCGGAGGACCCGGCCCTCGGACTCGTCTCGCGTCGTTGGCGCGAAGCGGGAGCGCTCACCGTGCCGATCGGCGTCGTCGACATCCCCCTCGAACAGCGTCGCGATCACCTCACGGTGTCGCTCGGAGGCGCCGCCGGTCACGTGGCGATCGTCGGCTCCCCGCTGAGCGGAAAGTCGACCCTCGCGCGCACCCTCGTCTCGGCCCTGGCATTGACCGGAACCCCGCAGGAGTTCCAGTTCTTCGTGCTCGACTTCGGCGGCGGTGGCTTCACCGCGATGCAGAAGCACCCGCACATCTCGGGCGTTGCCACCCGCACCGAGCCCGAGGCCGTCCGCCGTGCGATCGCCGAGGTCGAGGCCGTGCTCGACGCGCGCGAGCAGTATTTCCGCCGCAACGCCGTCGACTCGATCGAGACCTATCGCTCGCGGCGGCGCGACGGGCGTCTCGACGACGGGTTCGGCGACGTGTTCCTCATCATCGACGGCTGGTCGACGCTCCGGTCGGAGTTCGAGCCGCTCGAGGCGCGAGTGCAGACGATCGCCGCTCGAGGCCTCAGCTTCGGCGTGCACGTCGTCGTCACCGCGAACCGGTGGCTCGAGATCCGCGCGAACCTCAAGGACCTCATTCAGACGCGCCTCGAGCTGCGCTTGGGCGACCCCACCGACTCGGACGTCGACCGCAAGCAGGCGGCCAACGTCCCGGTCGGCCAGCCCGGCCGCGGTCTCGCCGTGTCGAAGTTGCAGATGCTCACGTCCGTCCCGCGCATCGACGGTTCGGACGACCCCTCGACGATCGCCGACGGTGTCGCCGACATGATCGGCAGGATCACGAACGCCTGGCACGGGGAGCCGGGGCCGAAGCTCCGCCTCCTGCCCGAGAACATCTCGCTCGACGAGGTGCGCGCCCTCGCCGAGCCGGGCGATCGCCGGATGCTGCTCGGCATCGAAGAAGCGCAGCTGTCGCCCTTCGGCATCGACCCCCGCGTCGAACCGCACCTGTTCGTCTACGGCGACTCGGGGATGGGCAAGTCGTCGTTCCTGCGCGGCGTGGCCAAAGAGATCCAGCGGCTGTACACGCCCGCCGAGGCGAAGATCTTCGTCGTCGACTACCGCCGCGCGTTGCTGGGCGAGATCCCCGACGAGTACCTCGGCGCGTATCTCACCTCGCACGATCTGGCCACGGGTGGGATGAACGACCTGTCGCAGTATTTCTCGACGCGCATCCCCGGGCCCGACGTCACACCGACCCAGCTGCGGGAACGCAGCTGGTGGAAGGGCGCCGAGGGGTTCATCCTCATCGACGACTACGACCTGGTCGCCACCAGCCAGGGCAACCCGATCGCGGTGCTGCAACCCCTGCTGGCCCAGGCCGGCGACCTCGGTCTGCACGTCATCCTTACCCGCCGTTCCGGCGGTGCCAGCCGTGCCGCGTACGACCCGATCATCCAGCGCTTCACCGACCTGGGCGTCACCGGCATCCTGCTCGGTGGAAACCCCGAGGAGGGGGCGCTCATCGGTCGAGTGAAGCCGGAGCGAGCGGCCCCCGGCCGTGCGCAGATCGTCAGCCGCGAGCAGGGCCTCCTCGCCTCGCAGCTGGTGTTCGCGCCGCCCACGCACTGA